In Devosia sp. XK-2, one DNA window encodes the following:
- a CDS encoding zinc-binding dehydrogenase: MNANIIDGFGGPEVLTWRQMPTPTPQPGEVLVRVAAAGVNLGDTIMRAGRAAIPLALPLVLGSEAAGTIEDMGEGVSGFRLGDRVLAAPFAVGRLGGGYASHICLPAEAVFPLPQTIAFDMAVALGIAGIAALDLSRLLPLDGRTILIHAAAGGVGNLLVQLGLAAGAQVIATVGNPAKATAVERLGATHVLSTRSDWCLEVMALTQDRGPDVIFDAVGGNISAKSLEVLAAGGSFVAYGGSSGAYAALPEPFMPGFVMKSQSLLGYSMMPILSGPNARAKIAERLTTLYQTVDDGALAPLIGHRLPIEMAAQAHELIESRNSLGKIVLQA, encoded by the coding sequence ATGAATGCCAATATTATTGATGGTTTCGGCGGCCCTGAAGTTCTGACCTGGCGCCAGATGCCCACACCCACGCCTCAGCCGGGTGAGGTCCTGGTCAGGGTGGCAGCGGCCGGCGTCAATCTGGGCGACACCATCATGCGCGCTGGGCGCGCCGCTATTCCGCTCGCTTTGCCACTCGTGCTCGGCTCGGAAGCAGCGGGCACGATCGAGGACATGGGAGAAGGCGTATCGGGCTTCAGGCTTGGCGATCGGGTACTGGCTGCCCCCTTCGCTGTCGGGCGGCTGGGTGGCGGTTATGCCAGCCACATCTGTTTGCCGGCTGAGGCGGTCTTTCCCCTTCCTCAGACAATTGCTTTCGATATGGCCGTTGCGCTGGGCATCGCCGGCATTGCCGCACTCGATCTTTCGCGCCTCTTGCCGCTCGATGGACGCACCATACTCATTCACGCCGCCGCTGGCGGGGTCGGCAATCTGCTGGTGCAGCTTGGGCTGGCCGCTGGCGCTCAGGTCATCGCCACCGTTGGCAATCCGGCCAAAGCCACGGCAGTCGAACGGCTGGGCGCTACCCATGTCCTCTCGACCCGGTCCGATTGGTGCCTTGAGGTCATGGCACTCACGCAGGATCGCGGACCGGATGTCATTTTCGACGCCGTCGGCGGCAACATCAGCGCCAAAAGCCTGGAGGTCCTGGCGGCCGGCGGTTCCTTTGTCGCCTATGGCGGGTCCAGTGGCGCCTATGCCGCACTGCCGGAACCGTTCATGCCCGGCTTCGTCATGAAGTCGCAGAGCCTTTTGGGATATTCCATGATGCCCATACTTTCTGGGCCGAATGCTCGCGCCAAAATCGCAGAGCGCCTGACTACACTCTACCAGACGGTGGACGACGGCGCGCTTGCCCCATTGATTGGACACCGCCTGCCCATCGAAATGGCAGCACAGGCACATGAACTGATCGAAAGCCGCAACTCACTGGGCAAGATCGTCTTGCAGGCTTAG
- the eda gene encoding bifunctional 4-hydroxy-2-oxoglutarate aldolase/2-dehydro-3-deoxy-phosphogluconate aldolase, translated as MPQDANAIRSILSLAPVVPVIILDDVAQARPLAEALVAGGLPVLEVTLRTPNALKVMEEMAKVSGAIVGSGTVRNGAHMKSSVDAGCRFMVSPGASPRLLDAAEDVAIPLLPGIGTPTEAMAAAERGYSFLKFFPAEALGGAPVLKAFASPLPDITFCPTGGIDPAKAKTYLSLPNVICVGGSWIMPADALASGDFARIEALAKEASALRG; from the coding sequence ATGCCGCAGGACGCCAACGCCATTCGCTCCATCCTATCGCTCGCGCCGGTGGTGCCCGTCATCATTCTCGACGATGTCGCCCAGGCCAGGCCGCTGGCTGAGGCGCTGGTGGCCGGTGGACTGCCGGTGCTCGAGGTGACGCTGCGCACGCCCAATGCGCTCAAGGTGATGGAAGAAATGGCCAAGGTCAGTGGCGCGATTGTCGGCTCGGGCACGGTGCGCAATGGTGCGCATATGAAGAGCTCGGTCGATGCCGGCTGCCGCTTCATGGTCTCGCCTGGAGCTTCGCCGCGCCTGCTCGATGCTGCCGAAGACGTCGCCATTCCGCTTTTGCCGGGCATCGGCACGCCGACCGAAGCCATGGCGGCCGCGGAGCGGGGCTATAGCTTCCTTAAGTTCTTCCCGGCCGAAGCGCTGGGCGGGGCGCCGGTTCTCAAGGCTTTCGCTTCGCCGCTGCCCGACATCACCTTCTGCCCCACCGGCGGCATCGATCCAGCCAAGGCCAAGACCTATCTCAGCCTGCCCAATGTCATCTGTGTGGGCGGTTCCTGGATCATGCCGGCCGATGCGCTGGCCTCTGGCGATTTCGCACGGATCGAGGCGCTGGCGAAGGAAGCGAGCGCGCTCAGGGGCTAA
- the nadA gene encoding quinolinate synthase NadA has product MVQTINAVTPLTEARAILADSFDLKFSKSVERATDKIFDRVKDKIPEIEWPFYAPLIFQINRLKKEKDAVILAHNYQTPQIYHGVADVVGDSLQLAVEATKVTQSVIVQCGVHFMAETSKLLNPDKTVLIPDSRAGCSLSESITAEDVLAMREQYPGAPVVTYVNTSAAVKAVTDVCCTSSNALDIVTKVEGDTVIMIPDQYLAANTAKKTKKKIITWAGACEVHETFTAEDISELRHAYPTAKIIAHPECPPEVIDAVDFAGSTAAMIDWVKTTKPPRVVMVTECSMSDNVASETTGIDFLRGCNICPHMKRINLENVLWSLHTMTEEVTIPEEIIAPARLAVERMIELSRKGD; this is encoded by the coding sequence ATGGTGCAGACGATCAACGCGGTGACCCCGCTCACCGAGGCCCGCGCCATTCTGGCCGACAGCTTCGATCTCAAATTCTCCAAATCTGTCGAGCGCGCCACCGACAAGATTTTCGACCGCGTCAAGGACAAGATCCCGGAGATCGAGTGGCCCTTCTACGCGCCGCTGATCTTCCAGATCAACCGGCTCAAAAAGGAGAAGGACGCGGTCATTCTGGCCCATAATTACCAGACGCCGCAGATCTATCACGGCGTCGCCGATGTTGTGGGCGACAGCCTGCAACTGGCCGTTGAGGCCACCAAGGTCACCCAGTCGGTCATCGTCCAATGCGGTGTGCATTTCATGGCCGAGACCTCAAAGCTGCTCAATCCGGACAAGACTGTGTTGATCCCCGACAGCCGGGCCGGCTGCTCGCTCTCCGAAAGCATCACCGCCGAAGACGTTCTGGCCATGCGCGAGCAATATCCCGGCGCCCCCGTCGTCACCTATGTGAACACCTCCGCCGCCGTGAAGGCCGTGACCGATGTGTGCTGCACCTCCTCCAATGCGCTCGATATCGTCACCAAGGTCGAGGGCGACACCGTCATTATGATCCCCGACCAATATCTGGCGGCCAACACCGCGAAGAAAACCAAAAAGAAGATCATCACCTGGGCCGGCGCCTGCGAGGTGCATGAAACCTTCACCGCCGAGGACATTTCCGAGCTCCGCCACGCCTATCCCACGGCCAAGATCATCGCCCATCCCGAATGCCCGCCCGAGGTCATCGACGCGGTCGATTTTGCCGGCTCCACTGCCGCCATGATCGATTGGGTCAAAACCACCAAGCCGCCGCGCGTCGTCATGGTCACCGAATGCTCCATGTCCGACAATGTCGCCTCCGAAACCACCGGCATCGATTTCCTGCGCGGCTGCAATATCTGCCCGCATATGAAGCGCATCAATCTAGAAAACGTGCTCTGGTCACTGCACACCATGACCGAAGAGGTGACGATCCCCGAAGAGATCATCGCCCCGGCCCGCCTCGCTGTCGAACGCATGATCGAGCTGTCGCGCAAGGGGGACTAA
- a CDS encoding RidA family protein produces MLYHMISSGPRPVAPFSHAVETDGFVFVTGQMPTDPAAPDAPLPDGIEAQTRRVMENLQIVLGGIALGLEHVTMARIYLTQFERDYAALNALWPSFFEAGKLPARTTIGVTALAVGALVEIDLIAKRPG; encoded by the coding sequence ATGCTCTATCACATGATTTCGTCCGGGCCTCGGCCGGTTGCGCCGTTCAGCCACGCGGTGGAAACGGATGGCTTCGTTTTCGTGACGGGGCAAATGCCGACCGACCCGGCAGCACCCGATGCGCCGCTGCCGGACGGGATCGAAGCACAGACGCGCCGGGTGATGGAGAATTTGCAGATCGTGCTCGGTGGGATCGCGCTGGGGCTCGAGCATGTGACCATGGCCCGGATTTATCTCACCCAGTTCGAACGCGATTATGCGGCGCTCAATGCGCTCTGGCCGAGCTTTTTTGAGGCCGGAAAATTGCCGGCGCGCACCACGATCGGGGTGACGGCGCTGGCCGTAGGGGCGCTGGTGGAGATCGATCTGATTGCGAAGCGGCCGGGGTAA
- a CDS encoding tetratricopeptide repeat protein, giving the protein MEVLLRLVFTGLLLVVAPTLPSLAQSDAYSAEQNARLDTLFAQLSASTEAQSANAIANDIWRLWVQPDDPAIAARIAEIMSAGGLAGPASQIPLIDALIADYPDYAEGWNMRATAHFLNGAYDKSLADIVETLKREPRHFGALAGRALIYQTQGKREEALEAIRQALDIHPFLPERALFPELGAPPIRS; this is encoded by the coding sequence ATGGAAGTCCTGCTCCGCCTGGTTTTTACTGGCCTGCTGCTGGTTGTGGCGCCCACACTGCCCAGCCTGGCCCAGTCTGACGCGTACAGCGCTGAGCAGAATGCTCGGCTCGACACCCTTTTCGCGCAGCTCTCCGCATCCACCGAAGCGCAATCGGCCAACGCCATAGCCAATGACATCTGGCGCCTCTGGGTCCAACCCGACGATCCGGCAATCGCCGCCCGGATAGCCGAAATCATGTCGGCGGGCGGCCTGGCCGGCCCGGCCAGTCAGATCCCTCTCATCGACGCCTTGATTGCCGATTATCCCGACTACGCCGAAGGGTGGAACATGCGCGCCACCGCTCATTTCCTCAATGGCGCCTATGATAAGTCCCTCGCCGATATCGTTGAGACGCTCAAGCGTGAGCCGCGCCATTTCGGCGCCCTGGCCGGCCGGGCGCTGATCTATCAGACCCAGGGGAAACGCGAAGAGGCCCTTGAAGCCATCCGCCAGGCGCTCGATATCCATCCCTTCCTGCCCGAGCGCGCATTATTCCCCGAATTGGGCGCGCCACCCATTCGCAGCTGA
- a CDS encoding GNAT family N-acetyltransferase, translated as MSDGEYTIHHEQGPTRGRYFIRLAPGAEAEMTYSKTGNGPMIIDHTGVPPEFEGRGIALKLVKASIADAREQGFKITPVCPYVVVQFRRHPEWTDLLA; from the coding sequence ATGAGCGATGGCGAATACACCATCCACCACGAACAGGGCCCCACGCGCGGCCGCTATTTCATTCGCCTGGCGCCCGGCGCCGAAGCGGAGATGACCTATAGCAAGACCGGCAACGGCCCCATGATCATCGACCACACCGGTGTGCCGCCCGAATTCGAAGGCCGCGGCATTGCCCTCAAACTGGTCAAGGCCTCCATTGCCGATGCCCGCGAGCAGGGCTTCAAGATCACCCCGGTCTGCCCCTATGTGGTGGTGCAGTTCCGCCGTCACCCCGAATGGACCGACCTGCTCGCCTAG
- a CDS encoding DUF3298 domain-containing protein, which yields MSRPAVLLCLLLTGFLPQAALGASFDCAKAATPFEHAICDNADLSAADERLARTYATAIGGLSETALDELRGDQREWLDYAQRACTRDAEPMVSGDYDERGLFCLNDLFDSRSRVLETSRMMDGMRVYPSAHYAALPDPYEADNPESNWPVAQHELALVQIDGDEGYMHAFNDLVRAEGEVIAAGFGEQGGPETMQEDASSDSTNTITLDEIAGNRLSLAVNTYWYGHGAAHGNYTISYQHFLKEEGRWLRAEDIFAGKGWQKKLAALVTAAAEAEHGDALWPDSLGDLTEVVTDPTRWNLSDPYGLVVQFQPYEISAYAYGAPTARVSWDALEPILAETADKYRYGY from the coding sequence ATGAGCCGCCCAGCCGTTTTGCTTTGCCTGCTGCTGACGGGGTTTTTGCCGCAAGCGGCGCTTGGCGCCAGCTTCGATTGTGCCAAGGCGGCAACGCCATTTGAGCATGCCATTTGCGACAATGCGGATTTGTCGGCGGCCGATGAACGGCTGGCCCGGACCTATGCGACGGCCATTGGCGGCCTGTCGGAGACGGCGCTGGATGAATTGCGCGGTGATCAGCGCGAATGGCTCGATTATGCGCAGCGGGCCTGTACGCGCGATGCCGAACCCATGGTGTCGGGCGACTACGACGAGCGCGGATTGTTCTGCCTTAACGACCTGTTTGACAGCCGCAGCCGGGTGCTGGAAACCAGCCGGATGATGGACGGTATGCGCGTCTATCCCAGCGCGCATTATGCGGCTCTGCCGGACCCCTATGAGGCGGATAATCCGGAGTCCAACTGGCCGGTGGCGCAGCATGAACTGGCGCTGGTGCAGATCGATGGCGATGAGGGCTATATGCATGCCTTCAACGATCTGGTGCGGGCCGAGGGCGAGGTGATTGCCGCCGGGTTTGGGGAGCAGGGCGGCCCCGAGACCATGCAAGAGGACGCATCAAGCGACTCGACCAATACGATCACGCTCGATGAAATCGCCGGCAACCGCCTGTCGCTGGCGGTCAATACATATTGGTATGGCCATGGCGCGGCGCACGGCAATTACACCATTTCCTACCAGCATTTTCTCAAGGAGGAAGGGCGCTGGCTCAGGGCCGAGGACATTTTTGCGGGCAAGGGCTGGCAGAAAAAGCTCGCGGCGCTGGTAACGGCGGCGGCCGAGGCAGAGCATGGCGATGCGCTCTGGCCCGATAGTCTGGGCGATCTGACCGAGGTGGTGACCGACCCCACGCGCTGGAACCTGTCGGACCCCTATGGGCTGGTGGTGCAGTTCCAGCCCTATGAAATCTCGGCCTATGCCTATGGCGCGCCGACCGCGCGCGTCAGCTGGGACGCGCTGGAGCCGATCCTGGCCGAGACGGCGGACAAGTATCGCTACGGCTACTAG
- a CDS encoding diguanylate cyclase, translating into MRASIHRLGRRIADTLSLRVLIFVLLGFAVVAVPAFFAFNWVVNSTVIQLGTLFAEKQVLYDRHRGLGALLREVSLAETLAGSQAIRDWARDEDDPVLQRRGIAELEHFRQSFADHSYFFVIDGSGNYYFNDDANAYAGDQLRYAVSADNARDKWYFATRALGEGCHLNVDNDANLRVTKVWMNCVIREGRQVLGILGTGIDLSAFIQEVVNIPQRGVTSMFVDRQGQVQAHRDESLVNLASLSSEMRAKRTVYSLVDSEADRQTLQSLMDSVTRGDALAQSAFVTIGGKQALVGVGYLDKLGWYNVTLMDLDAIIDRRLFLPVGLLLVAVMVLVTMLAMVVFKRAVLDRVSRLENVVRSAQGGDYGPALSMGAGRQDEIGRLAASFTEMAAAVDDHTRLLETRVRERTQELEQLAFKDGQTGILNRRGFLAAHTDAQNRGAYGLLLIDIDRFKSINDQYGHAAGDAVVLAVAQRISRAIGGKDSCARWGGDEFIVLAPECGPERLRQLAYAIMAGIDDNPVDAEAAGTIAVTVSVGACVAEAGDSLDVAADMADTALYMAKGRGRNMVVIFDSDLMMSGRSARG; encoded by the coding sequence GCTTTGCCGTGGTGGCAGTGCCGGCGTTTTTTGCCTTCAACTGGGTGGTCAATTCCACCGTGATCCAGCTCGGCACGCTGTTTGCCGAAAAGCAGGTGCTCTATGACCGCCATCGCGGCCTGGGGGCGCTGCTGCGCGAGGTTTCGCTGGCCGAAACGCTTGCCGGCAGCCAGGCAATCCGCGACTGGGCGCGCGATGAGGACGACCCGGTGCTCCAGCGGCGCGGGATAGCTGAGCTCGAGCACTTCCGGCAGAGCTTTGCCGACCATTCCTATTTCTTCGTCATCGACGGCTCGGGCAATTACTATTTCAACGACGATGCCAATGCCTATGCGGGCGACCAGCTGCGCTATGCGGTGTCGGCGGATAATGCGCGGGACAAATGGTATTTCGCCACCCGTGCCCTGGGCGAAGGGTGCCATCTCAATGTCGACAATGACGCCAATCTGCGCGTGACCAAGGTGTGGATGAACTGTGTCATCCGCGAGGGCCGGCAGGTGCTGGGGATATTGGGCACCGGGATAGATCTCAGCGCCTTCATCCAGGAAGTGGTCAATATTCCGCAGCGCGGCGTGACCTCGATGTTCGTGGACCGCCAGGGTCAGGTGCAGGCGCATCGGGACGAGAGCCTGGTCAATCTGGCGAGCCTGTCGAGCGAGATGCGCGCCAAACGCACCGTCTATTCGCTGGTGGACAGCGAGGCCGACCGTCAAACGCTGCAATCCCTGATGGACAGCGTTACGCGCGGCGATGCGCTGGCCCAGTCCGCTTTCGTCACGATCGGTGGCAAGCAGGCGTTGGTCGGGGTGGGCTATCTGGACAAGCTGGGCTGGTACAATGTGACGCTGATGGACCTCGATGCCATTATCGATCGTCGGCTGTTCCTGCCCGTTGGGCTGTTGCTGGTCGCGGTCATGGTGTTGGTGACCATGCTGGCCATGGTCGTATTCAAACGCGCCGTGCTCGACCGAGTATCGCGGCTGGAAAATGTAGTGCGTAGTGCCCAGGGTGGCGATTATGGCCCGGCGCTCAGCATGGGGGCGGGGCGGCAGGATGAAATCGGCCGGCTGGCCGCCAGTTTCACGGAAATGGCGGCGGCGGTGGACGACCATACAAGGTTGCTCGAAACCCGGGTGCGCGAGCGGACCCAGGAATTGGAGCAATTAGCCTTCAAGGACGGCCAGACGGGTATTCTCAATCGCCGCGGTTTTCTGGCGGCGCACACGGACGCTCAGAACCGGGGCGCCTACGGCCTGTTGCTGATCGATATCGACCGGTTCAAGAGCATCAATGACCAATATGGCCATGCGGCCGGCGATGCGGTGGTGCTCGCGGTGGCGCAACGGATCAGCAGGGCCATTGGCGGCAAGGATAGTTGCGCGCGCTGGGGCGGTGACGAATTTATCGTATTGGCGCCCGAATGCGGCCCGGAGCGGCTGCGCCAACTGGCTTATGCGATTATGGCTGGTATTGACGACAATCCGGTCGACGCCGAGGCGGCCGGCACGATTGCGGTGACGGTGAGCGTGGGGGCCTGTGTGGCCGAGGCGGGCGACAGCCTGGATGTGGCCGCCGACATGGCCGATACCGCGCTCTATATGGCCAAGGGCCGAGGCCGCAATATGGTGGTGATTTTCGATAGTGACCTGATGATGAGCGGACGGAGCGCACGCGGCTGA